The sequence below is a genomic window from Desulfovibrio litoralis DSM 11393.
ACAAAATACTCAAATATTAATGGCATCAAGCCAAAAAATTAACGAGATGGATTGGCTTGGCGAAGACCTTTTTACTTTTTTGTGTGGAGGAATTTGTCTTGAGATAAAAGAGCCTGATCTTGATATTAGAATTAAATATATCAAAAATAAAATAGAAAAATTAAATATAAACCTTAACTCCGAACAAATTATTTCCATTGCTCATAAAAATCATGGTTTTACTTTGATTGATGGTATTTTGTTAAAAATAAAAGCTTATTTGGAATTATATGATAACCAAATGAAAGAGAAAGATTTTAACAATATATTAAACAATACCTCAAGTATTAATTTAAACAGCTCAAGTCATATAGCCATAATAGAAATAGTCGCAAAGTTTTTTGATTATACCACAGAAGAAATATTAAGTAATAAAAGAACACAAAATTTGGTAACAGCCAGACAAATAGCTATGTATATCTGTAGAAAAAAACTATCTTTATCATATCCGAAAATAGGTCATGTTTTTAACGGAAAAGACCATACAACTGTTATGCATGCTATTAAAAAAATTGAATATGTTATAGATAGTAACAAAGATATGAACAAGCTTGTACACAACATAATGAAAAAGTGTAATTCTAACATATAAACTTCAAATAAGAAATTTATACAAAAATAAAGAAACAAGATAGGAACATTTTTATTATTAAAAAAAACATAAAAAACAATTAGTTATAAAAGTTATAAACAATATTCACAAGCCAATAACAAAACTATCTTAGATATTTTATTTTATTTTTATTTATAAAAAAACAGACTTGAATCTTAGTTGGTTGATTTTTAAAATTTTTTTTAGTCTAAAATTAAGATTGCAAAATACTCAATTTTTGGTATTTTTAAGAGTCATATTTTTAAAATCAAAAAATAAAATTTATATATTTTAAAATTTAAAGAGTTTAAACCTCTTAGTCTTTAGTAGGAGTTTTTATATGATTCTTAACGTTGAAAAAGAAGAAATTATCGAAGGTTTACAGACTGCTGCCGCTATTATTCCCCCTAAAACAGGGGCGGCCTATTTAAGATCTATTTGGCTTAAAGTAGAAAACAATAAACTCGGTATTTTATCCACAGATTCAAGTATTGAATTTATTGGTAATTATTCTGCCAATATTTCTGAAGAAGGCTTAATCGGTGTTCAAGGTAAGGCTTTTGTTGAACTTTTAAAAAAATTACCTAACGGTACTTTAAGTTTTAAAGCGAAAGGCGAAAACTCTGTTTTAATAATTGAACAAGGTAGAAAGAAATATAAACTTCCTACCCAAGAATCAAGTTGGTTTCAAAACTTTTCAGAGTTTTACGAAGAAAACGCCGTTGAGTGGTCTGCTGATTTTTTACAAGAACTAATTGACAGAATTTCCTTTTGTATCAGCGATGATGAAAGTTCTGAGGGTGTATCTTGTTTTCTTTTAAAACCTAAAGGCGAAGGTAAAATAGAAGCTTGTGGTTTAAACGGTCATCAATTTGCACTGCAAAGCTTTTTAAATGATGCTTTACATGATATTTTACCTGCAAACGGTATTTTGATTCAAAAAAAATATTTGAATGAATTAAAAAAATGGTTAGCAAATAAATCTGATATTCAAGTTAGTATTTTAGAAAAACGTATATTTTTAAGAAGTATGGATAAAAAAGAAAGTATGAGCTTGCCTTTGGCTGATTTTTCTTTTCCTGATTATACCAACTTTTTAGGAAGAATTTATGCTACGGATATATCAAATTTAATAATTAACCGCCCTGAAGTTATTGATGCCCTTGGTCGTTTATCTATTTTTAACAATGAAAACAATCGTTGTACTTACTTTGATTTAACAAATTCTGATCTTGTGTTATCATGTACGGGTCAAGATGTGGGAAGTGCTACGGAAATGCTTGATATGCAATATCAAGGCGATATTAAAAAAATCGCTTTTCCAACGCGTAATTTAATTGATATTTTCGGACATTTTAATTCAGAAAAATTAACCATGATTTTTACCGGAACAGAAGGCTGTTGTGGAATTAAAGGCGAAAATGACCAAGATTATGTGGTTATAATTATGCCTATGAAAATAGTTGAAGAAACTTTTTACAACGAAGAAGAAGTTGATTCTTAAAATAAAAAATAATTAAATAATTTAAAATCTTAACTATATAATTTATCAAACAGGAAGTTCCGTGGAAAATCAAAACCAAGCATACACAGCTGACAGTATTACTGTTCTTGAAGGTTTGGCAGCCGTTCGTAAACGCCCGGCAATGTATATAGGCAGTACTGATATACGAGGTTTGCACCACTTAGTTTATGAAGTTGTCGATAACTCAATAGACGAAGCAATGGCAGGTTATTGTACAAAAATAAGCGTTAATTTACACTTAGATAATAGTTGTACGGTGCGTGATAACGGGCGCGGTATTCCCGTTGATATTCACCCTAAAGAAGGTCGCCCGGCTCTTGAAATTGTTTTAACAAAACTTCATGCCGGTGGAAAGTTTGACAGTAATTCATATAAAGTTTCCGGTGGGTTACACGGTGTTGGTGTTTCTTGCGTAAACGCCTTGTCTATTAATCTTGAAGTTAGTGTTAGAAGAGACGGAAAAAAATATCGCCAAACTTATTCAAGAGGTGTACCTCAAGAAGATTTGCAATGTATTGGTGATAGCGAAGGACACGGAACAACAATCCGTTTTACTCCT
It includes:
- the dnaN gene encoding DNA polymerase III subunit beta translates to MILNVEKEEIIEGLQTAAAIIPPKTGAAYLRSIWLKVENNKLGILSTDSSIEFIGNYSANISEEGLIGVQGKAFVELLKKLPNGTLSFKAKGENSVLIIEQGRKKYKLPTQESSWFQNFSEFYEENAVEWSADFLQELIDRISFCISDDESSEGVSCFLLKPKGEGKIEACGLNGHQFALQSFLNDALHDILPANGILIQKKYLNELKKWLANKSDIQVSILEKRIFLRSMDKKESMSLPLADFSFPDYTNFLGRIYATDISNLIINRPEVIDALGRLSIFNNENNRCTYFDLTNSDLVLSCTGQDVGSATEMLDMQYQGDIKKIAFPTRNLIDIFGHFNSEKLTMIFTGTEGCCGIKGENDQDYVVIIMPMKIVEETFYNEEEVDS